The Musa acuminata AAA Group cultivar baxijiao chromosome BXJ1-3, Cavendish_Baxijiao_AAA, whole genome shotgun sequence genome window below encodes:
- the LOC135635485 gene encoding glutamate synthase 1 [NADH], chloroplastic-like isoform X1 yields MAAVPGSAFNLRSLPVSLPSVVNHKPSVCRGGRAVRCSAFRRAQTMHLESHFLGAKLRACERVQLWRTDGPGRSPKLRVVSPSMSLSRVPEKPLGLYDTSFDKDSCGVGFIAELSGDYSRKTVADALEMLLRMSHRGACGCETNTGDGAGILVALPHEFFKEVTKDVGIQLPPPGQYAVGMFFLPTDDGRRKESKVVFAKVAESLGHVVLGWRSVPTDNRDLGVSALQTEPIIEQVFLAPSSRSSADFEQQMYILRRVSMVAIRDALNLQYGGAKDFYICSLSSRTVVYKGQLKPVQLKDYYYADLGDERFTSYMALVHSRFSTNTFPSWDRAQPMRVLGHNGEINTLRGNVNWMKAREGLLKCRELDLSRNDMEKLLPIVDASSSDSGAFDGVLELLVRAGRSLPEAVMMMIPEAWQNENNMDPDKKALYEYFSALMEPWDGPALISFTDGHYLGATLDRNGLRPGRFYITHSGRVIMASEVGVVDISPADVSRKGRLNPGMMLLVDFENHTVVDDEKLKKQYSQARPYREWLKRQKISLEEIVNSYPKSDRIPPSIFGTAPAQNHDENMENMGICGLLAPLKAFGYTTEALDMLLLPMAKDATEALGSMGNDAPLAVMSNREKLSFEYFKQMFAQVTNPPIDPIREKIVTSMECMIGPEGDLTETTEEQCHRLSLEGPLLSIDEMQAIKKMNYRGWRSKVLDITYPKKHGRKGLEETLDRICLEACDAIHGGYTTLVLSDRGFSSDRVAVSSLLAVGAVHQHLVSTLERTRIGLLVESAEPREVHHFCTLVGFGADAICPYLAIETIWRLKIDGKISPRADGKFHSREDLVKRYFKASNYGMMKVLAKMGISTLASYKGAQIFEALGLSSEVIQKCFKGTPSRVEGATFEMLAGDALRLHELAFPTRVLPLGSAEALALPNPGDYHWRKGGEVHLNDPLAIAKLQEAARANSVAAYKEYSRCIQELNKTCNLRGMLKFKDVCAKIALDEVEPASEIVKRFCTGAMSYGSISLETHTTLAIAMNKIGGKSNTGEGGEQPSRMKPYSDGSMNLERSAIKQVASGRFGVTSYYLTNADELQIKMAQGAKPGEGGELPGHKVIGDIAVTRNSIAGVGLISPPPHHDIYSIEDLAQLIHDLKNSNPGARISVKLVSEAGVGVIASGAVKGHADHVLISGHDGGTGASRWTGIKNAGLPWELGLAETHQTLVANDLRGRTVLQTDGQLKTGRDVAIAALLGAEEFGFSTAPLITLGCIMMRKCHQNTCPVGIATQDPVLRKKFAGEPQHVINFFFMLAEEVREIMSQLGFRTINEMVGRVDMLEIDKELIKGNEKLGNINLSLLLRPAADIRPAAAQYCIQKQDHGLEMAIDQELISLSKVALEKGLPVYIEKPICNVNRAVGTMLSHEVTKHYQLNGLPSDTIHIKLVGSAGQSLGAFLCPGITLELEGDSNDYVGKGLSGGKIIVYPPRESQFDPKENIVIGNVALYGATSGEAYFSGMAAERFCVRNSGARTVVEGVGDHGCEYMTGGIVVILGKTGRNFAAGMSGGIAYVSDVDGMFHTRCNLELVDLEKVEDEEDITTLRMMIQQHQRHTSSVLAREVLCNFGALLPKFVKVFPRDYKRVLQKFKIEQVAKEAKEQEEKEMMEKDAFEELKKLATVSLNGKKAEELAAPKRPTLVDNAVKHRGFIAYERQGISYRDPNDRIKDWKEVFMESKPGPLMKTQSARCMDCGTPFCHQETSGCPLGNKIPEFNELVHQNRWREAVDRLLETNNFPEFTGRVCPAPCEGSCVLGIIENPVSIKSIECAIIDKAFEEGWMVPRPPQQRTGKRVAIVGSGPAGLAAADQLNKMGHLATVYERADRIGGLMMYGVPNMKADKVGIVQRRVDLMTAEGVKFVVNANVGIDPTYSLNRLRGENDAIVLACGATKPRDLPVPGRELSGIHFAMEFLHANTKSLLDSNLRDGKYLSAKGKKVIVIGGGDTGTDCVATSIRHGCNNMINLELLSKPPQERAPGNPWPQWPRIFRVDYGHQEASVKFRKDPRCYEVLTKRFVGDENGAVKGLETVRVHWERDSSGKFQFDEIKGSEEMIEADLVLLAMGFLGPESTIADQLGLERDNRSNFKADYGRFLTSVEGVFAVGDCRRGQSLVVWAINEGRQAASQIDKYLMLLASRETPSKKLSA; encoded by the exons ATGGCGGCAGTCCCGGGGTCCGCCTTTAACCTACGAAGCCTACCGGTGTCTCTCCCTTCCGTCGTCAACCATAAGCCTAGTGTCTGCCGCGGCGGTAGAGCTGTGCGATGCTCTGCCTTCAGACGAGCTCAGACGATGCATTTGGAGAGCCATTTTCTCGGGGCGAAGCTTCGAGCATGTGAACGTGTTCAGCTGTGGCGGACGGATGGCCCCGGACGTTCTCCGAAGCTGAGGGTCGTCTCTCCATCAATGTCCCTGTCTAGGGTGCCGGAGAAGCCCCTCGGTCTCTATGATACATCCTTCGATAAAGATTCTTGTGGTGTTGGTTTTATTGCCGAGCTCTCCGGCGACTATAGCCGGAAAACT GTCGCTGATGCTTTGGAGATGCTGCTAAGAATGAGCCATCGCGGGGCATGTGGCTGTGAGACTAACACAGGTGATGGAGCTGGCATTCTTGTAGCGCTCCCTCATGAGTTCTTCAAGGAG GTGACCAAGGATGTGGGGATTCAACTGCCACCACCCGGTCAATATGCAGTTGGCATGTTTTTCTTGCCAACAGATGACGGTCGCAGGAAGGAAAGCAAAGTTGTTTTTGCTAAG GTAGCAGAATCTTTGGGACATGTGGTTCTTGGCTGGCGCAGTGTACCGACAGATAATAGAGATCTGGGTGTGTCTGCACTACAGACAGAGCCTATCATCGAACAAGTTTTCCTTGCTCCAAGTTCACGGTCGAGTGCTGATTTTGAGCAACAG ATGTACATATTGCGGCGGGTTTCAATGGTAGCCATTCGAGATGCTCTGAATCTGCAGTATGGTGGAGCTAAGGACTTCTATATATGTTCACTCTCTTCCAG GACTGTTGTTTATAAAGGTCAACTGAAACCTGTTCAATTGAAGGACTACTATTATGCAGATCTTGGAGATGAAAGGTTTACAAGTTACATGGCCCTG GTACACTCACGATTTTCCACAAATACCTTCCCTAGTTGGGATCGTGCACAACCGATGCGTGTTCTGGGTCACAATGGAGAAATCAACACATTGCGAGGAAATGTAAATTG GATGAAGGCACGGGAAGGTCTTTTAAAGTGCAGGGAACTAGACTTATCAAGGAATGATATGGAGAAACTTCTACCCATTGTTGACGCTAGCTCATCAGATTCTG GGGCATTTGATGGTGTTCTTGAACTTTTGGTCCGTGCTGGTAGAAGTCTACCCGAAGCTGTTATGATGATGATACCTGAGGCATGGCAAAATGAAAACAACATGGACCCCGATAAAAAGGCTCTGTATGAATATTTCTCTGCCCTCATGGAGCCCTGGGATGGACCTGCTCTTATATCTT TTACGGATGGTCACTATCTCGGAGCAACACTGGATCGTAATGGTCTGAGACCTGGTCGCTTTTACATCACACATAGTGGACGTGTTATCATGGCCAGTGAAGTAGGTGTCGTAGACATTAGTCCTGCAGATGTGTCGAGAAAAGGAAGGCTCAACCCTGGAATGATGCTTTTAGTGGATTTTGAAAATCATACCGTTGTTGATGATGAGAAATTGAAGAAGCAGTACTCACAAGCCAGACCATACAGGGAATGGCTTAAGAGACAAAAGATTTCTCTTGAAGAAATTGTCAATTCCTATCCTAAAAGTGATAGGATCCCTCCAAGCATATTTGGGACTGCACCA GCTCAAAATCATGATGAGAACATGGAGAATATGGGAATTTGTGGTCTTTTGGCCCCGCTTAAAGCCTTTGG CTACACTACTGAAGCTTTGGATATGCTGTTGTTGCCCATGGCAAAAGATGCCACTGAAGCTCTAGGTTCTATGGGAAATGATGCTCCCTTGGCTGTGATGTCGAACAGAGAAAAACTTTCCTTTGAGTACTTTAAGCAGATGTTTGCTCAAGTTACAAACCCTCCAATTGATCCAATTCGAGAGAAAATAGTTACATCTATGGAGTGCATGATTGGTCCAGAAGGCGATCTTACTGAAACCACTGAAGAGCAGTGTCATCGCCTCTCATTGGAAGGGCCTCTTTTATCCATTGATGAAATGCAAGCTATAAAAAAGATGAACTATAGAGGTTGGCGCAGCAAGGTGCTTGACATCACATATCCCAAAAAGCATGGTCGAAAGGGTTTAGAGGAAACCCTGGACAGGATTTGCTTGGAAGCTTGTGATGCAATTCATGGGGGCTATACAACTCTTGTACTGTCTGACAGAG GTTTTTCATCCGACCGTGTTGCGGTAAGTTCCCTCTTGGCAGTTGGTGCTGTTCATCAACATCTAGTCTCAACACTAGAGAGGACACGCATTGGATTGTTAGTGGAATCTGCAGAGCCACGTGAAGTGCATCATTTTTGTACTCTTGTTGGATTTGGTGCAGATGCTATCTGCCCATATTTGGCCATAGAGACAATTTGGCGATTGAAGATTGATGGAAAAATCTCTCCTAGAGCGGATGGCAAGTTTCATTCCCGAGAGGATCTTGTCAAGAGGTACTTCAAAGCAAGCAACTATGGAATGATGAAAGTTCTCGCCAAAATGGGAATATCCACTCTTGCATCTTACAAGGGAGCACAGATTTTTGAAGCTCTAGGTCTTTCTTCTGAGGTGATCCAGAAATGCTTCAAAGGAACACCAAGTAGAGTTGAAGGTGCAACATTTGAAATGCTTGCTGGGGATGCCCTTCGTCTTCATGAATTGGCATTTCCAACCAGAGTTTTGCCACTGGGAAGCGCAGAAGCATTGGCATTGCCTAATCCTGGGGATTACCACTGGAGAAAGGGAGGTGAAGTGCACCTTAATGACCCCCTTGCAATTGCTAAGTTACAGGAGGCGGCCAGAGCTAATAGTGTTGCAGCATACAAAGAATATTCTAGGTGTATACAGGAGCTGAACAAGACATGCAATTTGCGTGGTATGCTTAAGTTTAAAGATGTTTGTGCAAAGATTGCCTTGGATGAAGTGGAACCTGCTAGCGAGATTGTTAAGCGATTCTGCACTGGAGCTATGAGTTATGGTTCAATATCATTGGAAACGCACACTACTCTAGCTATCGCAATGAATAAGATTGGAGGAAAATCTAATACTG GAGAGGGAGGTGAGCAACCTTCTCGAATGAAGCCTTATTCAGATGGTTCCATGAATCTAGAGAGGAGTGCGATTAAACAAGTGGCAAGTGGCAGGTTTGGAGTGACAAGCTACTACCTAACCAATGCTGACGAACTCCAGATAAAGATGGCTCAG GGTGCCAAGCCtggtgaaggaggagaacttccaGGTCATAAAGTTATTGGCGATATTGCGGTCACGAGAAATTCCATTGCTGGTGTGGGCCTCATTAGTCCTCCTCCTCACCATGATATATATTCAATTGAGGACCTTGCACAACTTATTCATGACCTTAAG aaCTCAAATCCAGGTGCTCGAATCAGTGTTAAACTAGTGTCTGAGGCTGGCGTTGGAGTAATTGCTAGTGGAGCTGTGAAAGGGCATGCGGACCATGTTTTGATTTCTGGCCATGATGGAGGCACCGGAGCTTCTCGTTGGACTGGAATTAAAAATGCAGGGCTTCCTTGGGAGCTGGGGTTGGCAGAGACACATCAGACTCTAGTTGCAAATGACCTCCGTGGCCGAACAGTCCTGCAAACTGATGGCCAGTTGAAAACAGGCAGAGATGTTGCAATTGCTGCTTTACTTGGTGCAGAGGAGTTTGGTTTCAGCACTGCACCTCTGATAACTCTTGGTTGCATTATGATGCGAAAATGCCACCAGAATACTTGCCCAGTTGGCATtgccactcaagatcctgtactTCGAAAAAAATTTGCTGGGGAACCTCAGCATGTCATAAACTTCTTTTTTATGCTGGCAGAGGAAGTCCGTGAGATCATGTCACAGCTGGGCTTCCGAACAATTAATGAAATGGTTGGTCGTGTTGACATGCTTGAGATTGATAAAGAGTTGATTAAGGGCAATGAAAAATTGGGAAATATCAATCTGTCATTGCTGCTTAGACCTGCAGCTGATATTCGACCTGCAGCTGCTCAATACTGCATTCAGAAACAGGATCATGGACTGGAGATGGCAATAGATCAGGAGCTTATCTCTCTATCAAAAGTTGCACTTGAAAAAGGCCTTCCTGTCTATATTGAAAAACCAATCTGTAATGTAAATCGTGCTGTTGGTACCATGCTTAGCCATGAAGTcactaaacattatcaattgaatGGGTTGCCTTCAGATACCATACATATTAAGCTGGTTGGAAGCGCTGGTCAAAGCCTAGGGGCCTTTCTATGCCCTGGAATCACCCTTGAGCTTGAAGGTGACAGCAATGACTATGTTGGGAAAGGATTATCCGGTGGCAAGATCATAGTATATCCTCCAAGAGAAAGCCAATTTGATCCAAAAGAAAATATTGTCATAGGAAATGTTGCATTATATGGAGCCACAAGCGGGGAGGCATATTTTAGTGGAATGGCAGCAGAAAGGTTCTGTGTCCGTAACTCAGGTGCTAGAACAGTTGTTGAAGGCGTTGGAGATCACGGGTGTGAGTATATGACTGGTGGTATTGTTGTTATTCTTGGAAAAACTGGGAGAAACTTTGCTGCAGGTATGAGCGGTGGAATCGCTTATGTTTCTGATGTCGATGGGATGTTTCACACAAGATGTAATCTTGAATTGGTCGATCTTGAAAAGGTTGAGGATGAGGAAGATATAACAACATTGAGAATGATGATACAGCAACATCAGCGTCATACGAGCAGTGTGTTAGCAAGAGAAGTCCTTTGCAACTTTGGCGCTTTGTTACCCAAGTTTGTGAAAGTATTTCCGAGAGACTACAAGAGAGTTCTTCAGAAATTTAAGATAGAGCAAGTTGCCAAAGAGGCCAaggaacaagaagaaaaagaaatgatgGAGAAGGATGCgtttgaagaactcaagaaattgGCAACAGTGTCTTTGAATGGGAAG AAGGCAGAAGAATTAGCTGCACCAAAAAGGCCAACGTTGGTTGATAATGCTGTCAAGCATCGAGGTTTTATTGCTTATGAGCGGCAGGGTATTTCATATAGGGACCCTAATGATCGAATTAAAGATTGGAAAGAAGTTTTCATGGAATCGAAGCCTGGACCACTAATGAAAACCCAATCTGCTCGCTGCATGGACTGTGGAACTCCTTTTTGTCATCAG GAGACTTCTGGGTGCCCTCTTGGGAATAAGATACCAGAATTTAATGAACTGGTCCATCAGAATAGGTGGCGTGAAGCTGTGGATCGGCTTTTGGAGACAAATAACTTCCCAGAATTTACTGGTCGAGTCTGCCCTGCTCCTTGTGAAGGATCATGTGTTCTCGGCATCATTGAGAATCCTGTATCTATTAAAAGCATAGAGTGTGCCATCATAGACAAGGCATTTGAAGAAGGATGGATGGTACCTCGTCCTCCACAACAGAGAACAGG AAAGAGAGTTGCCATTGTTGGTAGCGGTCCAGCTGGTCTTGCTGCTGCTGATCAGTTGAATAAAATGGGTCACTTGGCCACCGTTTATGAACGTGCTGACCGCATTGGTGGCCTAATGATGTATGGAGTTCCAAACATGAAGGCTGACAAGGTTGGGATTGTTCAGCGCCGTGTAGACCTAATGACTGCGGAAGGTGTTAAGTTTGTGGTCAATGCCAATGTTGGAATTGACCCCACGTACTCCCTCAACCGTCTTCGTGGTGAGAATGATGCAATTGTGTTGGCTTGTGGAGCTACAAAACCAAG GGATCTTCCTGTTCCTGGACGAGAGCTCTCTGGAATTCATTTTGCGATGGAGTTTCTTCATGCAAACACCAAAAGCTTGCTCGATAGCAATCTGCGGGATGGTAAATACTTATCTGCCAAGGGGAAGAAGGTGATTGTGATAGGTGGAGGAGATACAGGAACGGATTGTGTAGCGACATCCATCCGACATGGCTGCAACAACATGATAAATCTAGAACTCCTTTCTAAGCCACCTCAGGAAAGAGCACCGGGCAATCCGTGGCCCCAG TGGCCTCGTATTTTTCGAGTGGATTATGGTCACCAAGAAGCTTCAGTTAAGTTCAGAAAAGACCCACGATGCTATGAGGTCCTGACGAAGCGATTCGTGGGAGATGAAAATGGAGCTGTGAAAGGCCTAGAGACGGTACGCGTACACTGGGAACGGGATAGCAGTGGCAAATTCCAGTTTGATGAAATCAAGGGTTCGGAAGAGATGATAGAGGCCGACTTGGTTCTCTTAGCTATGGGTTTCCTTGGCCCTGAATCG ACAATTGCGGATCAGCTGGGTCTAGAGCGAGACAACAGGTCAAACTTCAAGGCTGACTATGGGCGTTTCTTGACCAGCGTCGAGGGGGTGTTTGCTGTAGGAGACTGCAGGAGGGGGCAGTCGCTCGTGGTTTGGGCAATCAACGAGGGCCGGCAAGCCGCCTCACAGATAGACAAATATCTGATGCTTCTTGCGAGTAGGGAGACTCCATCCAAAAAGTTGTCAGCGTAG